A single window of Dermacentor albipictus isolate Rhodes 1998 colony chromosome 1, USDA_Dalb.pri_finalv2, whole genome shotgun sequence DNA harbors:
- the LOC139050833 gene encoding vacuolar protein sorting-associated protein 4A-like — translation MASQHTLATMDVKTALELSKQAADEEAKKQFANAYKIYRKTVEAYLSATLAVRTMCAPYIERVLRLKDHARDIDQEILCAGMPEMKCIHQLPLLGLLLPPWCLTAVTVSAKRKICYTNDIIGIDPMKNKFSQILMNPKSKGVSLILLHGPHGSGKSFMVRAITSKYPDKSVFIVDIGTFMAATSQHEGVKLASVMIKNFRKHDCGVLVLEDLDRLYSQRTEGIGREIDAMRKEILAYMQELKEKRKFREVVVATARKPWRLEKSMMETFQSKISLPPPQFNERVAIITRELGKVRCPSFTESDIQELASRTERYSCYQVMSILRLALARNFEKLESITLKEDAERVDHLTKDDILVVSDILGPDITEEDMVKHHEFTSIATTVPVPPSLAVSASILPPGVGSAGALPANPAAAAAEDIHLSSAMDRRVSAAMSSSANAATDIRTQSSAQSEVPGPTDAAPELLRSQGKIYPHEPTGRRRKR, via the coding sequence ATGGCCTCTCAACACACGTTGGCAACGATGGACGTCAAGACCGCGTTAGAACTCTCCAAGCAGGCTGCCGAcgaagaagccaagaaacagtTCGCAAATGCGTACAAGATCTACCGCAAGACGGTGGAAGCCTACCTCAGTGCTACCCTCGCGGTTCGAACCATGTGTGCCCCGTACATTGAGAGGGTGCTGCGACTGAAGGACCACGCTCGTGACATCGACCAAGAGATCCTGTGCGCGGGCATGCCCGAAATGAAGTGCATTCACCAGCTGCCTCTGCTGGGCCTGCTGCTGCCCCCCTGGTGTCTCACAGCTGTGACGGTAAGCGCCAAGAGAAAGATATGCTACACAAACGACATCATAGGCATAGACCCAATGAAGAACAAGTTCAGCCAGATTCTCATGAACCCCAAGTCGAAAGGGGTGTCCCTCATTCTCCTCCACGGACCGCACGGCAGCGGTAAAAGTTTTATGGTCCGGGCGATCACTTCGAAGTATCCGGACAAGTCTGTCTTCATCGTCGATATCGGTACTTTCATGGCCGCCACGTCGCAACACGAGGGTGTCAAGTTAGCAAGCGTGATGATCAAGAATTTTAGGAAGCACGACTGCGGCGTTTTAGTTCTGGAGGACCTTGATCGCCTCTATTCGCAGAGGACAGAAGGAATAGGACGAGAAATAGATGCTATGAGAAAGGAAATATTAGCCTACATGCAGGAACTGAAGGAGAAGAGAAAATTTCGTGAAGTTGTCGTTGCCACTGCGAGAAAGCCTTGGCGCTTGGAAAAAAGCATGATGGAGACGTTTCAGTCAAAGATATCGCTCCCTCCGCCGCAGTTTAACGAACGCGTTGCGATCATTACGCGCGAGTTGGGAAAAGTAAGGTGTCCTTCCTTCACAGAAAGCGACATCCAGGAGCTGGCTTCGCGAACGGAACGTTACTCGTGCTACCAAGTTATGAGCATTCTACGACTGGCTTTGGCTCGTAATTTCGAAAAACTGGAATCTATCACGCTTAAGGAAGACGCCGAGAGAGTCGACCACCTAACGAAGGATGACATTTTGGTCGTTTCTGACATACTTGGGCCGGACATTACCGAGGAAGACATGGTCAAGCACCACGAATTCACGTCAATCGCCACCACAGTCCCAGTGCCGCCTTCGTTGGCTGTGTCCGCCAGCATTTTGCCACCGGGCGTTGGTTCTGCCGGCGCCTTGCCCGCGAATCCAGCTGCCGCGGCTGCTGAGGACATTCACTTAAGCTCCGCTATGGACAGGCGCGTCAGCGCTGCCATGAGCAGCAGTGCCAACGCTGCTACAGACATTCGCACCCAGAGCAGTGCCCAGAGCGAAGTACCGGGCCCCACCGACGCGGCCCCGGAGCTTTTGCGGTCTCAAGGCAAGATATATCCTCACGAGCCCACTGGGCGGCGACGCAAGCGTTAG
- the LOC139056018 gene encoding uncharacterized protein, whose translation MAVIARTMHWCLAACFALAVGLVREAHAIDDHQLSQDLLDLKLLGLRLETKLTILEGLMNKLSASSNKCSQGGRTGGTDTDTEVATSDTQERILRAQQAIIDISNRNTVELENLSQLVTTQTAKLANRSDAMLGLLKSSELVNRRPPPQETISQGRRHHQP comes from the exons ATGGCTGTTATAGCGCGGACGATGCACTGGTGCCTAGCCGCCTGCTTTGCGCTGGCCGTTGGGCTTGTCCGGGAGGCGCACGCCATCGATGACCATCAGCT ATCTCAAGACTTGCTGGACCTGAAGCTGCTGGGCCTCCGGCTGGAGACAAAGCTGACTATTCTCGAAGGCCTGATGAACAAGCTGAGCGCCAGCTCCAACAAGTGCAGCCAGGGTGGCCGCACAGGGGGTACGGACACCGACACCGAAGTAGCCACCAGCGACACCCAGGAGCGAATCTTACGCGCCCAGCAGGCCATCATCGACATCAGCAACCGCAACACCGTCGAGCTGGAGAATCTGTCGCAGCTCGTCACCACGCAGACGGCCAAGCTGGCCAACCGCTCCGACGCCATGCTCGGCCTTCTCAAGTCTTCCGAGCTCGTAAACCGGCGGCCACCTCCTCAGGAAACCATCTCGCAGGGCCGCAGGCACCACCAGCCTTAA